A region of Veillonellaceae bacterium DNA encodes the following proteins:
- the kdsA gene encoding 3-deoxy-8-phosphooctulonate synthase: MKTIQVGNLTIDGSKLFLIAGPCVIEGYDRTLMIGREIKKICERLGVQYIFKASYDKANRSSFNSFRGPGLDKGLEILASIKKELQVPVLSDVHDVTQLEKASKVLDMIQIPAFLCRQTDLVYGAAKTGVPVNVKKGQFMAPEDMKNVIEKMEEAGNPNLAVTERGASFGYHNLVVDMRSFPIMRSFGYPVIFDATHSVQLPGGMGGSTSGQREFIPYLARAAAASGVDGFFMEVHDNPPEGLSDSSNMLYLSSLEGLLKDLIAINDIVKHDKEEKLVPEK, translated from the coding sequence ATGAAAACCATTCAAGTAGGAAATCTGACCATTGACGGAAGCAAGCTTTTCCTGATCGCAGGTCCCTGCGTCATTGAAGGATATGACCGCACACTGATGATCGGCCGTGAAATCAAGAAGATCTGTGAACGCCTCGGCGTCCAGTACATTTTCAAAGCCTCTTATGACAAGGCAAACCGTTCCTCCTTCAATTCCTTCCGCGGACCGGGTCTCGACAAGGGACTTGAAATCCTCGCATCTATCAAGAAGGAACTGCAGGTGCCGGTTCTCTCCGACGTCCATGACGTCACCCAGCTTGAGAAAGCGTCCAAGGTCCTGGACATGATCCAGATCCCGGCATTCCTCTGCCGCCAGACAGACCTTGTTTACGGCGCAGCCAAGACAGGCGTGCCGGTCAACGTGAAGAAGGGCCAGTTCATGGCACCGGAAGACATGAAGAATGTCATTGAAAAAATGGAAGAAGCAGGCAACCCGAACCTTGCTGTCACCGAACGCGGTGCCTCCTTCGGCTACCACAACCTTGTCGTCGACATGCGTTCCTTCCCGATCATGAGAAGCTTCGGCTATCCGGTCATTTTCGATGCCACCCACAGCGTACAGCTTCCTGGCGGCATGGGCGGATCCACCAGCGGCCAGCGCGAATTCATTCCGTACCTGGCAAGAGCCGCTGCCGCATCCGGCGTAGACGGCTTCTTCATGGAAGTCCATGACAATCCGCCGGAAGGTCTCTCTGATTCCTCCAACATGCTTTACCTGTCCTCCCTTGAAGGCCTCCTGAAGGACCTCATTGCGATCAATGACATCGTAAAACATGACAAGGAAGAGAAACTCGTTCCGGAAAAATAA
- the lptB gene encoding LPS export ABC transporter ATP-binding protein → MKIETHNLIKRYGEKTVVNDVNVEVEQGTIVGLLGPNGAGKTTTFYMIVGIIQPDEGDVTVGDTSLVGLPIYKRHQFGIGYLPQEQSVFTKMTVWENLMSLLETRKDLTPEERTAKAESLLDEFNIGRVRDTKGGALSGGERRRVEIARSLTMDPAFILLDEPFAGVDPLAVEDIQSVVLHLKTKGIGILITDHNVREMLRIVDNAYILSEGRILLHGTAAEIAVDPVAKKNYLGENFTL, encoded by the coding sequence ATGAAGATAGAAACACATAATCTGATCAAACGCTACGGCGAAAAAACTGTCGTGAATGATGTCAATGTGGAAGTCGAACAGGGGACGATCGTTGGGCTCTTAGGGCCTAACGGTGCCGGCAAGACGACGACATTCTACATGATCGTCGGCATCATCCAGCCGGATGAAGGGGACGTGACAGTCGGGGACACATCGCTTGTGGGCCTTCCGATTTACAAGCGCCACCAGTTCGGCATCGGCTACCTGCCGCAGGAACAGTCTGTTTTCACGAAGATGACCGTCTGGGAAAACCTGATGTCTCTTCTGGAAACAAGAAAAGACCTGACGCCGGAAGAAAGAACCGCCAAGGCGGAATCTCTTCTGGATGAATTCAATATCGGCCGTGTCCGCGACACAAAGGGCGGAGCACTTTCAGGCGGCGAAAGACGCCGCGTGGAAATCGCGCGCTCCCTGACGATGGATCCTGCCTTCATCCTTCTTGATGAACCGTTTGCAGGCGTTGATCCGCTCGCTGTCGAAGATATCCAGAGCGTCGTCCTCCACCTGAAGACGAAGGGAATCGGCATCCTCATCACGGACCATAACGTCCGCGAAATGCTGCGCATCGTCGACAATGCTTACATCCTGTCGGAAGGACGCATTCTGCTGCACGGAACGGCTGCTGAAATTGCCGTGGATCCGGTAGCAAAGAAGAACTATTTGGGAGAGAATTTCACTTTATGA
- a CDS encoding LptF/LptG family permease — protein sequence MRILDKYILKEFLAPFLFGVAAFTAIFLGADTLLKIASYVTKYGASSESALKIFILALPRIVVYTFPMAVLLGALMCFSRLSGSSELIVMRSSGQSFLRLASPVFLLALVISLCAVAFNEYVVPWTNSEYQYVLNVEIRRNLNPGVTDHVVIRDVQGGKIVHLLYARKYDPQTKQLENITVQEFQNEEVTRVENAPTAVWKDGVWYMTNGVIYDLTGDGVDRMMHFQSQAIPYAQSPEDIPKENKDLDEMTIRELLLTKKAYAAAHADTTGITMEIYRRFSLPMASFVFAIVGAPLGVQKQRSSSSVGFGISVVIIFLYYAIMTFLEALGKGHLMPAFLAVWLPNMIAFVTGCYLIWRVDR from the coding sequence ATGAGAATATTGGACAAATACATATTAAAAGAATTCCTGGCTCCGTTCCTCTTTGGCGTAGCAGCTTTCACAGCAATCTTCCTTGGTGCAGATACCCTTCTGAAAATTGCAAGCTACGTGACAAAGTACGGCGCATCCTCGGAATCCGCGCTGAAGATTTTCATCCTGGCGCTCCCGAGAATTGTCGTCTATACATTCCCGATGGCTGTCCTTTTAGGCGCCCTTATGTGTTTCTCGCGTCTGTCCGGGTCAAGTGAACTGATCGTCATGCGTTCTTCAGGCCAGAGTTTCCTGCGCCTGGCTTCGCCGGTCTTTCTTCTGGCCCTTGTCATCAGCCTCTGCGCCGTCGCATTCAATGAATACGTCGTGCCATGGACAAACAGTGAGTACCAGTACGTACTGAATGTGGAAATCCGAAGGAACCTCAATCCGGGTGTGACTGACCATGTCGTCATCCGCGACGTGCAGGGCGGAAAGATTGTCCACCTCCTTTATGCAAGAAAGTATGATCCGCAGACAAAGCAGCTGGAAAATATCACTGTCCAGGAATTCCAGAATGAAGAAGTCACCCGCGTGGAAAACGCACCGACCGCTGTCTGGAAAGACGGTGTCTGGTACATGACGAACGGCGTCATCTATGATCTCACCGGCGACGGCGTAGACCGCATGATGCACTTCCAGAGCCAGGCCATTCCTTATGCACAGTCTCCGGAAGATATTCCGAAGGAAAACAAGGATCTTGATGAAATGACGATCCGCGAACTCCTTCTGACGAAGAAAGCCTATGCTGCCGCTCATGCTGACACCACAGGCATCACGATGGAAATCTACCGCCGCTTCTCCCTGCCGATGGCAAGCTTTGTCTTCGCTATCGTAGGCGCTCCGCTGGGCGTACAGAAGCAGAGATCTTCCTCTTCTGTCGGATTCGGTATTTCCGTTGTCATTATTTTCCTTTACTATGCGATCATGACATTCCTCGAAGCACTCGGTAAAGGCCATCTCATGCCTGCATTCCTCGCAGTCTGGCTGCCGAATATGATTGCTTTCGTTACAGGGTGCTACCTCATATGGAGGGTTGACCGCTGA
- a CDS encoding helix-turn-helix domain-containing protein, whose protein sequence is METIGDLIKKYRKEHNLSMEEFGKRCGLSKAYISLIERGKNTRSNKPIVPSIDTVKSIAEALGLDIDTLLKSTDPNQAIRINNSHRKGVRIPVLGNVAAGVPIEAIQEILDYEEITPELAATGDFFALKIHGASMEPRMVEGDVVIVKKQDDVESGDIAIVLINGNDATVKRIRKQESGITLIATNVNVYEPHYYSNEEIMKLPVKILGKVVELRAKF, encoded by the coding sequence ATGGAAACAATAGGTGATTTAATAAAAAAATATCGAAAAGAACACAATTTAAGTATGGAAGAATTTGGAAAAAGATGTGGTCTTAGCAAGGCCTATATCTCTCTTATCGAGCGTGGCAAGAACACACGTTCTAATAAGCCGATTGTTCCCTCAATTGACACTGTAAAGTCCATAGCTGAAGCTTTAGGTCTTGATATTGATACTTTGTTGAAATCTACGGATCCCAACCAAGCAATTAGGATTAACAATTCCCATCGCAAAGGCGTCCGAATCCCAGTTTTAGGCAATGTTGCTGCCGGTGTCCCCATTGAAGCCATACAAGAGATTTTGGATTATGAGGAAATAACTCCTGAACTAGCAGCAACAGGCGATTTCTTTGCATTAAAAATTCATGGAGCATCAATGGAGCCGCGCATGGTGGAAGGAGATGTTGTTATTGTAAAGAAACAAGATGATGTAGAGAGTGGAGACATCGCCATTGTTCTGATAAATGGTAACGATGCCACCGTAAAACGTATACGGAAACAAGAATCTGGTATCACCCTGATTGCTACGAACGTCAATGTTTATGAACCCCATTACTATTCAAACGAGGAAATTATGAAGTTACCTGTCAAGATTTTAGGAAAAGTAGTTGAGCTAAGGGCTAAATTTTAA
- a CDS encoding DUF3084 domain-containing protein, producing MFIGIAIVLVLISMGGLIAFLGDRIGSKVGKKRMTLFGLRPKYTSIIVTIISGAIISFSTIAVMAVVNENVRVALFGLSKLQAQMKDLNQEIQLKNKELETGKLQLEARNKEYEDVTRKSEETSKELDRVESQRVYMENELSTVQDAYDQAQAGVEKSAAEIKNLEKTKNELTGNINTLTEEKQELINNIYALREGQVILRAGQVLTSVTVDENMTHEQTEKVLDSVLNDINTMLKQQMNVKDQNAELIRVSRQDFDAAVDQIAGSKTKKLVRIVAAQNLILGERLVVDFDIHDSIIVFHKGETIYQGNLDKYKNIRNYELQVLRFLKDLNVYARSQGILPDPITGNVGALEGQELMEVIQKVKEYDGNCTLYVTARRDIYSQGPLLIDVRVERNDGR from the coding sequence ATGTTCATAGGCATCGCCATCGTTCTTGTCCTGATCAGCATGGGCGGGCTCATCGCTTTTCTCGGAGACAGGATAGGTTCTAAAGTAGGCAAGAAGAGAATGACTCTTTTCGGCCTGCGCCCGAAGTATACCTCGATCATCGTGACCATCATTTCCGGTGCCATTATTTCCTTCTCAACCATTGCCGTCATGGCCGTGGTGAATGAAAATGTCAGGGTCGCTCTTTTCGGCCTGTCCAAACTACAGGCGCAGATGAAGGACCTCAATCAGGAAATCCAGCTGAAGAACAAGGAACTTGAAACAGGCAAGCTCCAGCTCGAGGCAAGGAACAAGGAGTACGAAGACGTGACGAGAAAGTCTGAAGAAACGTCCAAGGAACTTGACCGCGTCGAAAGCCAGAGAGTCTATATGGAAAATGAACTTTCCACCGTGCAGGATGCGTATGATCAGGCGCAGGCCGGCGTTGAAAAGTCTGCTGCTGAAATCAAGAACCTTGAAAAGACAAAGAATGAACTGACAGGAAACATCAATACGCTGACTGAAGAAAAGCAGGAGCTGATCAATAATATTTATGCGCTCCGCGAGGGCCAGGTCATCCTGCGCGCCGGCCAGGTGCTGACCAGTGTCACTGTCGATGAAAACATGACGCATGAACAGACAGAGAAGGTGCTGGACAGCGTTTTGAATGATATCAATACCATGCTCAAGCAGCAGATGAACGTGAAGGACCAGAATGCAGAACTCATCCGCGTCAGCCGTCAGGACTTTGATGCGGCTGTCGACCAGATTGCAGGCTCCAAGACAAAGAAACTCGTACGCATCGTCGCTGCGCAGAACCTTATCTTAGGCGAGCGCCTTGTCGTTGATTTCGATATCCATGACAGCATCATTGTCTTCCATAAGGGCGAAACGATTTATCAGGGCAATCTGGACAAGTATAAGAACATCAGAAATTATGAACTGCAGGTTCTCCGCTTCCTGAAGGATCTCAATGTCTATGCAAGGAGCCAGGGTATCCTTCCTGACCCGATTACAGGCAATGTAGGGGCTCTTGAAGGCCAGGAACTGATGGAAGTCATTCAGAAGGTCAAGGAATATGACGGAAACTGCACGCTTTACGTCACGGCGCGCCGCGATATCTACAGCCAGGGCCCGCTCCTCATTGACGTACGCGTCGAAAGGAATGACGGAAGATGA
- a CDS encoding type II toxin-antitoxin system PemK/MazF family toxin, whose protein sequence is MDFKDYKNKQSLDANVKILLNDFQKLFTELSSRESTYKKAALLYYWLRDYKNYIKNEDTFSPKYYPEFQRGNIVNLNLGFNLGSELGGLHYGIVLQNSNRRNPNLVIIPLSSLKKSKDPLRLRPSEVYLGEELYFKVQTKFESLKVSILSETNLLKEAVDHISSEEDKQKFFSKLDDLGLKAQLLLKTKNKLSVLKHGSVAIVNQIRTVSKMRILDPTDQYDILYGLKLSNASLDSIDKKIIELFTNQP, encoded by the coding sequence ATGGATTTCAAAGATTATAAAAACAAGCAATCTCTTGATGCTAATGTAAAAATCTTATTAAATGATTTTCAAAAATTATTTACGGAACTCTCTTCACGTGAATCCACATACAAGAAAGCAGCCTTATTGTATTATTGGTTACGTGATTATAAAAATTACATCAAAAATGAAGATACCTTCTCTCCAAAATATTATCCAGAATTTCAAAGAGGAAATATTGTAAATCTGAACTTAGGCTTTAATCTTGGCTCAGAATTGGGCGGTCTTCATTATGGAATTGTCCTTCAAAATAGCAATCGACGTAACCCAAATCTGGTAATAATCCCATTATCATCTTTGAAAAAATCTAAAGATCCATTAAGGCTACGACCGTCAGAAGTATATCTTGGAGAAGAACTATATTTTAAAGTTCAAACAAAATTTGAATCACTAAAAGTATCTATTCTATCGGAGACTAACCTTCTCAAAGAAGCTGTTGACCATATCAGCAGTGAAGAGGACAAGCAAAAATTCTTTTCTAAACTGGATGACTTAGGATTAAAAGCACAATTATTATTAAAAACCAAGAATAAGTTATCCGTCTTGAAGCATGGTAGCGTTGCAATCGTTAATCAAATAAGGACGGTAAGCAAAATGCGCATATTAGACCCCACGGACCAGTACGACATTCTGTATGGCCTAAAACTATCGAACGCCAGCTTAGACAGCATCGACAAAAAGATCATTGAATTATTCACAAACCAACCTTGA
- a CDS encoding organic solvent tolerance protein OstA has product MKVKTFYAALAVLAIALGSVTTAMADDITADVLTYDGKTKVVTAKGSVVIHANEGATITAADGEYHFEDRSAFLEGGVHYAKNQETLTADKLFLYNDKTARGIGSVYYHDDAENRTLKGDDVMYNSDTGFAKIEGNGYLESPDGSLAAPHIEGNLKQIKVVATGGVNLSSTLHNATGYGDQAVYTRTGRNGTDGRLVLQGNAWAVQNGNRFDGPELILMDNDKVVESKGRSTIVITNTGGSDNTAGSGSGQESAPSGPVTANTPIAGRPEYAGSSIETK; this is encoded by the coding sequence GTGAAAGTGAAAACTTTTTATGCAGCGCTGGCAGTACTGGCCATCGCACTAGGATCTGTCACGACCGCCATGGCCGATGACATCACAGCCGACGTCTTGACATATGACGGCAAGACCAAGGTCGTCACCGCCAAAGGAAGCGTGGTCATCCACGCCAATGAAGGCGCAACGATCACAGCCGCAGACGGCGAATACCATTTCGAAGACAGGAGCGCTTTCCTGGAAGGCGGCGTTCATTATGCCAAAAATCAGGAAACATTGACGGCTGACAAGCTCTTCCTTTATAATGACAAGACCGCAAGAGGCATCGGAAGCGTCTATTATCATGACGACGCTGAAAACAGGACCCTCAAGGGCGACGATGTCATGTACAATTCCGATACAGGATTTGCCAAGATCGAAGGGAACGGCTATCTCGAATCTCCGGATGGAAGCCTTGCCGCTCCGCATATCGAAGGCAACCTGAAGCAGATCAAAGTCGTTGCCACCGGCGGCGTCAATCTGTCGAGCACACTCCATAATGCAACAGGCTACGGCGACCAGGCTGTCTACACCAGAACCGGCAGGAACGGCACTGACGGCCGACTTGTCCTCCAAGGCAATGCATGGGCCGTGCAGAACGGAAACCGCTTCGACGGACCTGAACTCATCCTCATGGATAACGACAAAGTCGTAGAATCGAAGGGCAGAAGCACCATCGTCATAACAAATACAGGGGGCAGCGATAATACAGCAGGCTCCGGAAGCGGACAGGAGAGCGCTCCATCCGGTCCGGTCACTGCCAATACACCGATCGCAGGCCGCCCTGAGTATGCAGGTTCATCCATAGAAACAAAGTAG
- a CDS encoding ribonuclease H encodes MAVVEEDGSLVEKKVIRTKEFEKEAEDLLSSHPVSAFIMGNGTHHKEIQKRADAVLEKMGLSFRTILVDEKYTTEMGEQWYWKDHPAKGLARLIPKGMRTVPVPIDDYVAWIIGCIYLGKVKAEDVGHKKV; translated from the coding sequence ATGGCAGTCGTTGAAGAAGACGGCTCGCTTGTAGAAAAGAAGGTCATCCGCACGAAGGAATTCGAGAAAGAAGCGGAAGACCTTCTTTCAAGCCACCCCGTTTCCGCCTTCATTATGGGAAACGGGACGCATCATAAGGAAATCCAGAAGAGGGCGGACGCTGTCCTTGAAAAGATGGGGCTTTCTTTCCGCACGATCCTTGTCGATGAAAAGTACACGACGGAAATGGGAGAGCAGTGGTACTGGAAAGACCATCCTGCGAAAGGCCTTGCCCGCCTCATTCCTAAAGGCATGCGGACAGTCCCGGTTCCGATCGATGATTATGTGGCCTGGATCATCGGCTGCATTTACCTTGGGAAGGTGAAGGCAGAAGACGTCGGTCACAAGAAAGTATAG
- a CDS encoding lysophospholipid acyltransferase family protein, whose product MSFDVRYRILKGISNMLCRMSYDRILSIGRFLGPCIMNRIAKQRNRGLEQIMTGLKVSRPEAEKLLQKVYENIGMSAMEMMYMPRLCKEKAHIDDFVKIDHPEYLEEAYAEKKGIVGLTAHMGNWEWLGAGLALHGYDTSAIGKKQADDALMRIINDYRAMAGQHIYLTGTGGYEMIAAARSMKKNHILGFLSDKDGNKVGVPVLFMNKVFSFPQGPAVFARKFKAPIIPLFIVRNENGKGHTICVGKKFYYENTGDEEGDLLRNSQKMATMMEDFIKAHPADWLWFQHLFWTRPGKIKMYMGLSEEEKKRFASGIYDNWNETKGGKE is encoded by the coding sequence ATGTCATTCGATGTAAGATACAGGATCCTGAAAGGCATCAGCAATATGCTCTGCCGCATGTCATATGACCGGATCCTGTCTATAGGGCGCTTTCTGGGCCCCTGCATTATGAACCGCATAGCCAAACAAAGAAACCGGGGTCTGGAGCAGATCATGACCGGCCTTAAGGTCTCGCGCCCTGAAGCCGAAAAGCTGTTGCAGAAGGTTTATGAAAATATCGGTATGTCCGCCATGGAAATGATGTATATGCCGCGGCTCTGCAAAGAAAAAGCGCATATTGATGATTTCGTGAAGATCGATCATCCCGAGTACCTGGAAGAAGCGTATGCTGAGAAAAAGGGAATCGTCGGCCTTACCGCACATATGGGAAACTGGGAATGGCTTGGCGCAGGCCTTGCCCTTCACGGCTATGACACGTCGGCCATCGGCAAGAAGCAGGCTGATGATGCGCTGATGAGAATTATCAACGATTACCGAGCCATGGCAGGTCAGCACATTTACCTGACCGGCACGGGCGGCTACGAAATGATTGCCGCTGCGCGCTCGATGAAGAAGAACCATATCCTTGGCTTCCTTTCCGATAAGGACGGGAACAAGGTCGGCGTACCGGTTCTTTTCATGAACAAAGTCTTTTCCTTCCCGCAGGGACCGGCCGTCTTTGCCAGAAAGTTCAAGGCGCCGATCATTCCGCTTTTCATCGTAAGAAATGAAAACGGGAAGGGCCACACGATCTGTGTGGGAAAGAAATTCTATTATGAAAATACGGGAGATGAAGAAGGAGATCTTCTCCGGAACTCCCAGAAAATGGCCACGATGATGGAAGATTTCATCAAAGCCCATCCGGCAGACTGGCTCTGGTTCCAGCATCTCTTCTGGACAAGACCGGGTAAGATCAAGATGTACATGGGGCTCAGCGAAGAGGAAAAGAAGCGTTTTGCATCCGGCATCTATGATAACTGGAACGAGACCAAAGGAGGCAAGGAATGA
- a CDS encoding nuclease: MLLTSTAFAYVGNTSSHKFHYEGCRAEQRIRADHRVHFDTREEAVDAGYTPCGICKP; encoded by the coding sequence ATGCTGCTTACATCCACTGCTTTTGCTTATGTCGGTAACACCTCCAGTCACAAATTCCATTATGAAGGATGCAGGGCAGAGCAAAGAATTCGTGCAGATCACCGTGTTCACTTTGATACCCGAGAAGAGGCCGTTGATGCCGGGTATACCCCGTGTGGGATTTGCAAGCCATAA
- the lptC gene encoding LPS export ABC transporter periplasmic protein LptC, with protein sequence MKKHAKLYITIVVILLLAVGIYALFRGDTKRMNAAAGSGNPAMEFDNIDLKEDKDGKPVWRFKAKHVTMSQDKNIIEMTGVDGSFMKDDNEIDLTADTGKIDRKAQTVYVEGNVKGKSKDGLVLYAKNLTYDGKTQILSTDQFFTAEKDNRVLTGDSFTGDRVLQQLTAKGHAKLADKEDAK encoded by the coding sequence ATGAAGAAACACGCCAAGCTCTATATCACGATAGTGGTCATCCTGCTCCTTGCGGTGGGCATCTATGCACTCTTTCGCGGCGACACGAAACGCATGAATGCTGCCGCCGGCTCCGGTAATCCGGCCATGGAATTCGATAATATCGATCTGAAGGAAGACAAGGACGGCAAGCCTGTATGGCGCTTCAAAGCCAAGCATGTCACGATGAGCCAGGATAAGAACATCATCGAGATGACAGGCGTCGACGGGTCTTTCATGAAAGATGACAATGAAATCGATCTGACAGCGGATACGGGCAAAATCGACCGCAAGGCGCAGACCGTTTACGTAGAAGGAAACGTCAAGGGAAAATCAAAGGACGGACTCGTCCTTTACGCAAAGAACCTGACGTATGATGGCAAAACACAGATCCTTTCCACGGATCAATTCTTCACAGCGGAAAAAGACAACCGCGTACTGACAGGTGACAGCTTCACGGGGGACCGGGTGCTGCAGCAGTTAACCGCCAAAGGACATGCGAAGCTCGCAGACAAGGAGGACGCAAAGTGA
- the kdsB gene encoding 3-deoxy-manno-octulosonate cytidylyltransferase — protein MKIACIIPSRYASTRLPGKPLRMIAGETLVHRVYERAVLAKLPDIVIVATDNEKIESEVKGFGGRVMMTSPDHPTGTDRLAEVAASLPDYDIVVNVQGDEPFIDPDVIDSLAKMLAERDDLDMTTAAAPLKEDEYDDPSAVKVVVNQKGEALYFSRSLIPYPRNEFSVPPLKHVGIYAYRRDFLLAYAGMKQTPLEKTESLEQLRALEMGYKIGVIRIDSEDIGIDTEEDLKKANRLFERSHQ, from the coding sequence ATGAAAATCGCATGCATTATTCCGTCCCGGTACGCCTCTACCCGTCTTCCGGGCAAGCCGCTCCGCATGATTGCCGGAGAGACGCTCGTGCACCGTGTGTATGAAAGAGCCGTCCTGGCAAAACTGCCAGACATCGTTATCGTTGCGACGGATAATGAAAAAATAGAAAGTGAAGTGAAGGGCTTCGGCGGGCGCGTCATGATGACATCTCCGGATCATCCGACCGGAACTGACCGCCTGGCAGAAGTCGCTGCTTCGCTTCCTGATTACGATATCGTCGTCAATGTGCAGGGAGATGAACCCTTCATCGATCCTGATGTTATTGACAGCCTTGCCAAGATGCTCGCTGAAAGAGATGACCTTGACATGACGACGGCTGCTGCTCCTCTCAAGGAAGATGAGTATGATGATCCTTCCGCCGTGAAGGTCGTCGTGAATCAGAAAGGGGAAGCGCTCTATTTCTCACGCTCCCTCATCCCGTATCCGAGAAATGAATTTTCCGTGCCGCCTTTGAAGCATGTCGGGATTTATGCGTACCGGAGGGATTTCCTTCTTGCTTATGCAGGGATGAAGCAGACGCCTCTGGAAAAGACAGAATCCTTAGAACAGCTCCGCGCGCTGGAAATGGGTTACAAAATCGGAGTCATCCGTATCGATTCCGAAGACATCGGCATTGATACAGAAGAAGACTTAAAGAAAGCAAACCGCTTATTCGAAAGGAGCCACCAATGA
- a CDS encoding KpsF/GutQ family sugar-phosphate isomerase, whose product MSVIETASRVLRDEAAAVESLVNKLDGQFEKAVRMIDESKGRVVLTGMGKSGHIARKVAATMASTGTPAFFLHPAEGIHGDLGMVTSEDVVIAYSNSGETMEILNILPSLKRIGPKLIAVVGKTNSTLAKNADAVLDAGVEKEADSLGLAPTSSTTAALALGDALAVCLMENRHFTADKFAIFHPGGSLGKKLLMTVEMVMHKGEYNPVVQEKASVKDALFVMTSKGLGAVSVINAEGCLIGLMTDGDVRRGLERGTDFLTVHLSDVMTQDPIVITSGRLAAEALHIMENHKPHPITVLPVVDGDGRATGMVHITDLMKQGVV is encoded by the coding sequence ATGTCAGTAATAGAGACGGCGTCGCGGGTCCTTCGGGATGAAGCGGCGGCAGTAGAATCTTTAGTCAATAAATTGGACGGTCAGTTTGAAAAGGCAGTCCGTATGATCGACGAGTCCAAGGGGCGCGTGGTTTTGACAGGCATGGGGAAATCGGGCCATATCGCCCGCAAGGTAGCTGCCACGATGGCAAGCACCGGCACGCCTGCCTTCTTCCTGCATCCGGCAGAAGGCATCCACGGGGACCTTGGCATGGTCACATCAGAAGATGTCGTCATTGCCTATTCAAACAGCGGGGAAACGATGGAGATATTGAATATTCTCCCGTCCCTGAAACGAATCGGGCCAAAACTCATTGCCGTCGTCGGCAAGACGAATTCCACGCTTGCCAAGAATGCAGATGCTGTCCTTGATGCAGGCGTTGAAAAGGAAGCAGACTCTCTGGGCCTTGCTCCGACAAGCTCGACGACTGCTGCTCTTGCCCTTGGCGATGCGCTGGCTGTATGCCTGATGGAAAACCGCCATTTCACGGCTGACAAGTTTGCCATTTTCCATCCGGGCGGCTCGCTTGGGAAGAAGCTTCTCATGACAGTCGAGATGGTCATGCACAAGGGAGAGTACAATCCTGTCGTGCAGGAAAAGGCATCGGTCAAAGATGCGCTCTTCGTCATGACGTCCAAGGGTCTCGGCGCCGTTTCCGTCATCAATGCGGAAGGGTGCCTGATCGGCCTTATGACCGACGGAGATGTCAGACGCGGCCTTGAAAGGGGCACGGATTTCCTGACAGTCCATCTCTCGGACGTCATGACACAGGATCCGATTGTCATCACATCCGGACGTCTGGCTGCTGAAGCACTTCATATCATGGAAAATCACAAGCCCCATCCGATCACTGTTCTTCCTGTCGTTGACGGGGACGGACGCGCGACCGGCATGGTGCATATCACCGACCTCATGAAACAGGGGGTCGTCTGA
- a CDS encoding HAD-IIIA family hydrolase: MKNADKIKLFAFDVDGTLTNGTLVLGPDGEAYKFFNVKDGLALSLAHRMGYKTGFITGRSSKIVGARARELHADFVLTGVENKIEALEGLLKEYGLSWEEAAYMGDDLNDLPLLEKVGVSGCPENACDENRDAADFISHFKGEEGAAREFVEHILKAQGRWDEAVDSFRHD; encoded by the coding sequence ATGAAAAATGCGGATAAAATAAAACTGTTTGCTTTCGACGTCGACGGTACGCTGACAAACGGGACGCTGGTCCTTGGGCCTGACGGGGAAGCATACAAGTTCTTCAACGTCAAGGACGGTCTGGCCTTGAGCCTTGCCCACAGGATGGGCTACAAGACAGGCTTCATCACCGGAAGGTCTTCGAAGATCGTGGGCGCCCGCGCAAGGGAGCTCCATGCGGACTTCGTCCTGACCGGCGTTGAAAACAAGATTGAAGCACTGGAAGGCTTGCTGAAAGAATACGGACTTTCCTGGGAAGAAGCCGCTTACATGGGAGACGATCTGAATGATCTTCCTCTCCTTGAAAAGGTCGGCGTCTCGGGATGTCCTGAAAATGCCTGTGACGAAAACAGGGATGCTGCGGATTTCATTTCCCATTTCAAAGGCGAGGAAGGCGCAGCCCGCGAATTCGTCGAACATATTTTGAAAGCCCAGGGACGCTGGGATGAAGCGGTCGATTCCTTCAGACATGACTGA